From Oncorhynchus tshawytscha isolate Ot180627B linkage group LG11, Otsh_v2.0, whole genome shotgun sequence, the proteins below share one genomic window:
- the LOC112262063 gene encoding leucine zipper protein 1 isoform X1, translated as MSENKDITSRHLQHKLQSLGRRLDELEEATNKLQKSEDELLDLQDKIIQAEGSNSSMLGDVEGLRKRLLKIEGKDEEVCKAEDLCRMVREKLEEEESLTQDLKSEIECLQRRMAELEKLEEAFSKSKSDCSQLCLSLNEEKNLTRKLSSEMEALKDRVKEVDTSEVRLDRAEMFLSGELEKLKGLTQTFLNERKRLLEKQKEDEKLILKLTEKLERQNRIDPVDPRRIEDDLSSGLTGKLGRKKGLDYLKLGDEFGLRNKSENEKNRLDGQEDNKVKELTQEVERLKNRLKQLELVEEDLKNTESKNGELQEKFQQERSRSRALNDQVEQLRIQLCGGSSHGNEGPGSPAKVLENGKAENEEINVRGGFRQVKPKYRPAAEPATPKYKSRELSPQHKMETKLRSKELSNSEESSPKSVRRPLSPAHKSRRTPKTGTSTASDNGVKEIGRGVEEKTTRGAAHTPVGTSLSDRKKLSVLSRYPPAANDQKPWKISQKPSESESKKCQVDTFSRLYVGSDSESSNSDVVPESSSKSNSVSPLEKDAFVSDLESVDQVQEALPVSNLSKANGSYIAYKSHVSPMFSDHGSEGHSSASETESPGSRPSEPEPVPEVTALSSRTSTTPKCSRYSRIQDSQSEGSSTRSSIDEEQHRLLVAEGESLEPTHTPSGIELRRVCSPREALRSKAVIKPAIVEIDRKEVMISGGAEPLTSSNGKPKISTKPVLTSSITIYPNDPNSSRTSSRSSSVSSEPPVKERHTSTSNIVIGPSEHRGSISIPYEISIPKREITPWPSMDGPDESGVLGMACAETHLLPRSNFSLQSPETTSDFNNDTESGFESSSSSTTTVTSWRSQHHGHHTSQDDSLPEMRNVTVRSTWKNRGAASVDEPGRGARMYGMGSEDEAESATTWRAYRATTILDTEETVNATRAATSRTAKPSPAELYMRRINNSVVTTRDIAEPVCRSKSSLSPTDGGLRMSIPHEPVSSQKLVPWRTQPMAADDTDPNPGSWRTRPAPGDLDPYESERSSRTDVGSSRGMRTTASRPALLSNRGHAGLAEGRTGRGNRQWSNRQTDD; from the exons ATGTctgaaaacaaagacataacGAGTCGCCACTTGCAGCACAAGCTGCAGAGCCTGGGACGACGGCTGGACGAGCTTGAGGAGGCTACCAACAAGCTCCAGAAGTCAGAAGATGAGCTGCTCGATCTGCAGGACAAGATTATCCAGGCAGAGGGCAGCAACTCCTCCATGTTGGGCGATGTTGAGGGACTGCGCAAGCGCCTGCTAAAGATTGAAGGCAAGGACGAGGAGGTGTGCAAGGCAGAGGACCTCTGCCGTATGGTGCGGGAgaaactggaggaggaggagagcttgACCCAGGACCTCAAGTCTGAGATTGAGTGCctgcagaggagaatggctgAGCTGGAGAAGTTGGAAGAGGCCTTCAGCAAGAGCAAGTCGGACTGCAGCCAGCTGTGCCTCAGTCTCAACGAGGAGAAGAATCTGACCCGGAAGCTGTCCTCAGAGATGGAGGCCCTCAAGGACCGTGTGAAGGAAGTGGACACGTCAGAGGTAAGGCTGGACCGGGCAGAGATGTTCCTGTCAGGGGAGCTGGAGAAGCTCAAGGGCCTCACTCAGACTTTTttgaatgagaggaagagactcCTGGAGAAGCAAAAGGAGGATGAGAAGCTTATACTAAAACTGACAGAAAAGCTGGAGCGTCAGAACAGGATTGACCCGGTAGATCCCAGACGAATTGAAGACGACCTCTCATCCGGCCTGACCGGCAAGCTGGGGCGCAAGAAGGGCCTGGATTACCTGAAACTGGGAGACGAGTTTGGGCTAAGGAACAAGTCAGAGAATGAGAAGAACAGACTTGATGGCCAggaagacaacaaagtcaaggaactcacacaggaagtggagaGGCTGAAGAACCGGCTGAAGCAGCTGGAGCTGGTGGAGGAGGATCTTAAGAACACCGAGTCCAAGAATGGAGAGCTGCAGGAGAAGTTCCAACAGGAGAGATCCCGTAGCCGAGCACTCAACGATCAGGTGGAGCAGCTTAGAATTCAGCTGTGTGGAGGCAGCAGTCATGGCAATGAAGGACCTGGCAGTCCAGCAAAGGTCCTTGAGAATGGCAAGGCAGAGAATGAGGAGATCAATGTCCGTGGTGGGTTCAGGCAGGTCAAGCCCAAGTATAGGCCTGCTGCAGAGCCAGCCACCCCCAAGTACAAGAGCAGAGAGCTGTCCCCGCAGCACAAGATGGAGACCAAGCTGAGGAGCAAAGAACTGAGCAACTCTGAGGAAAGTTCTCCTAAGTCTGTCAGGAGGCCACTCAGTCCTGCACACAAGAGCAGGAGGACACCCAAGACTGGAACATCAACTGCCTCTGACAATGGAGTGAAAGAAATAggcagaggggtagaggagaaaACAACAAGAGGAGCAGCCCATACTCCTGTCGGCACATCTTTGAGTGACCGCAAGAAGCTCTCTGTTCTTAGTCGCTACCCTCCAGCAGCTAATGACCAGAAGCCATGGAAGATATCTCAGAAACCAAGTGAGAGTGAAAGCAAAAAATGCCAAGTTGATACGTTTTCTAGATTGTATGTCGGTAGTGACAGTGAGTCGAGCAATTCTGATGTGGTGCCTGAAAGCTCAAGCAAGAGCAACAGTGTCTCACCACTTGAAAAGGATGCATTTGTGTCAGACCTGGAGTCTGTGGACCAGGTTCAAGAGGCTCTTCCAGTGTCAAACCTCTCCAAAGCCAATGGGTCGTACATTGCCTACAAGTCCCATGTGTCCCCAATGTTCAGTGATCATGGCTCTGAGGGCCACTCCTCGGCCTCTGAGACTGAATCACCTGGGTCCAGGCCCTCGGAACCAGAACCTGTACCTGAGGTGACTGCACTGAGTAGCAGAACCTCCACCACTCCCAAGTGCTCCAGATACTCTCGCATACAGGACTCCCAGTCAGAGGGCTCCTCCACCAGGAGCTCGATTGACGAGGAGCAGCACAGGCTGTTGGTGGCAGAAGGAGAATCCCTGGAGCCCACTCACACCCCATCAGGTATAGAGCTCCGCAGGGTCTGCAGCCCACGGGAAGCCCTGAGGTCAAAGGCAGTCATCAAACCAGCCATCGTGGAAATTGATAGGAAGGAAGTCATGATATCCGGTGGGGCAGAGCCCTTGACCTCCTCCAATGGCAAGCCCAAAATTTCCACAAAACCAGTCCTGACCAGTAGCATCACTATCTACCCCAATGATCCCAACTCTTCCAGGACCAGCAGCCGCAGCAGCAGTGTATCCAGCGAGCCACCAGTCAAGGAACGCCACACGTCCACCAGCAACATCGTCATCGGCCCCAGTGAGCACAGGGGAAGTATCTCCATCCCCTATGAGATCTCCATCCCCAAGAGAGAGATCACACCCTGGCCGTCCATGGATGGCCCTGACGAATCAGGGGTGCTAGGGATGGCCTGTGCAGAGACACACCTACTCCCCCGAAGCAACTTCAGCCTCCAGTCACCGGAGACCACCTCCGACTTCAACAACGACACAGAGTCGGGTTTCgagagcagcagtagcagcactaCCACCGTCACCAGCTGGAGGAGCCAACACCATGGCCACCACACCTCCCAGGACGACAGCCTCCCAGAGATGAGAAACGTGACGGTGCGAAGCACCTGGAAGAACAGGGGGGCGGCATCTGTGGACGAGCCTGGCCGGGGGGCCAGGATGTACGGGATGGGCTCTGAGGACGAGGCAGAGTCGGCCACCACGTGGAGGGCTTACCGCGCCACCACCATTCTGGACACGGAGGAGACGGTAAACGCCACAAGGGCTGCTACATCACGGACAGCCAAGCCTTCCCCAGCAGAGCTGTATATGCGCAGGATCAACAACAGTGTGGTGACCACCAGGGACATCGCAGAGCCAGTGTGCCGGAGCAAAAGCTCCCTGTCGCCCACTGACGGAGGTCTGCGGATGAGTATCCCCCACGAGCCTGTCAGCTCTCAGAAGCTTGTTCCCTGGCGGACACAACCCATG GCCGCTGACGACACGGACCCCAACCCTGGGTCGTGGAGGACGAGGCCGGCGCCCGGTGACCTAGATCCCTATGAGAGCGAGAGGAGCTCCAGGACAGATGTAGGGTCCAGCAGAGGGATGAGGACCACAGCTTCCAGACCAGCGCTCTTGTCCAATAGGGGTCATGCTGGCCTGGCGGAGGGAAGGACTGGGCGCGGCAATCGACAGTGGAGCAATCGTCAGACCGACGACTAA
- the LOC112262063 gene encoding leucine zipper protein 1 isoform X2: protein MSENKDITSRHLQHKLQSLGRRLDELEEATNKLQKSEDELLDLQDKIIQAEGSNSSMLGDVEGLRKRLLKIEGKDEEVCKAEDLCRMVREKLEEEESLTQDLKSEIECLQRRMAELEKLEEAFSKSKSDCSQLCLSLNEEKNLTRKLSSEMEALKDRVKEVDTSEVRLDRAEMFLSGELEKLKGLTQTFLNERKRLLEKQKEDEKLILKLTEKLERQNRIDPVDPRRIEDDLSSGLTGKLGRKKGLDYLKLGDEFGLRNKSENEKNRLDGQEDNKVKELTQEVERLKNRLKQLELVEEDLKNTESKNGELQEKFQQERSRSRALNDQVEQLRIQLCGGSSHGNEGPGSPAKVLENGKAENEEINVRGGFRQVKPKYRPAAEPATPKYKSRELSPQHKMETKLRSKELSNSEESSPKSVRRPLSPAHKSRRTPKTGTSTASDNGVKEIGRGVEEKTTRGAAHTPVGTSLSDRKKLSVLSRYPPAANDQKPWKISQKPSESESKKCQVDTFSRLYVGSDSESSNSDVVPESSSKSNSVSPLEKDAFVSDLESVDQVQEALPVSNLSKANGSYIAYKSHVSPMFSDHGSEGHSSASETESPGSRPSEPEPVPEVTALSSRTSTTPKCSRYSRIQDSQSEGSSTRSSIDEEQHRLLVAEGESLEPTHTPSGIELRRVCSPREALRSKAVIKPAIVEIDRKEVMISGGAEPLTSSNGKPKISTKPVLTSSITIYPNDPNSSRTSSRSSSVSSEPPVKERHTSTSNIVIGPSEHRGSISIPYEISIPKREITPWPSMDGPDESGVLGMACAETHLLPRSNFSLQSPETTSDFNNDTESGFESSSSSTTTVTSWRSQHHGHHTSQDDSLPEMRNVTVRSTWKNRGAASVDEPGRGARMYGMGSEDEAESATTWRAYRATTILDTEETVNATRAATSRTAKPSPAELYMRRINNSVVTTRDIAEPVCRSKSSLSPTDGGLRMSIPHEPVSSQKLVPWRTQPMVQHRTSVLFFSPL, encoded by the exons ATGTctgaaaacaaagacataacGAGTCGCCACTTGCAGCACAAGCTGCAGAGCCTGGGACGACGGCTGGACGAGCTTGAGGAGGCTACCAACAAGCTCCAGAAGTCAGAAGATGAGCTGCTCGATCTGCAGGACAAGATTATCCAGGCAGAGGGCAGCAACTCCTCCATGTTGGGCGATGTTGAGGGACTGCGCAAGCGCCTGCTAAAGATTGAAGGCAAGGACGAGGAGGTGTGCAAGGCAGAGGACCTCTGCCGTATGGTGCGGGAgaaactggaggaggaggagagcttgACCCAGGACCTCAAGTCTGAGATTGAGTGCctgcagaggagaatggctgAGCTGGAGAAGTTGGAAGAGGCCTTCAGCAAGAGCAAGTCGGACTGCAGCCAGCTGTGCCTCAGTCTCAACGAGGAGAAGAATCTGACCCGGAAGCTGTCCTCAGAGATGGAGGCCCTCAAGGACCGTGTGAAGGAAGTGGACACGTCAGAGGTAAGGCTGGACCGGGCAGAGATGTTCCTGTCAGGGGAGCTGGAGAAGCTCAAGGGCCTCACTCAGACTTTTttgaatgagaggaagagactcCTGGAGAAGCAAAAGGAGGATGAGAAGCTTATACTAAAACTGACAGAAAAGCTGGAGCGTCAGAACAGGATTGACCCGGTAGATCCCAGACGAATTGAAGACGACCTCTCATCCGGCCTGACCGGCAAGCTGGGGCGCAAGAAGGGCCTGGATTACCTGAAACTGGGAGACGAGTTTGGGCTAAGGAACAAGTCAGAGAATGAGAAGAACAGACTTGATGGCCAggaagacaacaaagtcaaggaactcacacaggaagtggagaGGCTGAAGAACCGGCTGAAGCAGCTGGAGCTGGTGGAGGAGGATCTTAAGAACACCGAGTCCAAGAATGGAGAGCTGCAGGAGAAGTTCCAACAGGAGAGATCCCGTAGCCGAGCACTCAACGATCAGGTGGAGCAGCTTAGAATTCAGCTGTGTGGAGGCAGCAGTCATGGCAATGAAGGACCTGGCAGTCCAGCAAAGGTCCTTGAGAATGGCAAGGCAGAGAATGAGGAGATCAATGTCCGTGGTGGGTTCAGGCAGGTCAAGCCCAAGTATAGGCCTGCTGCAGAGCCAGCCACCCCCAAGTACAAGAGCAGAGAGCTGTCCCCGCAGCACAAGATGGAGACCAAGCTGAGGAGCAAAGAACTGAGCAACTCTGAGGAAAGTTCTCCTAAGTCTGTCAGGAGGCCACTCAGTCCTGCACACAAGAGCAGGAGGACACCCAAGACTGGAACATCAACTGCCTCTGACAATGGAGTGAAAGAAATAggcagaggggtagaggagaaaACAACAAGAGGAGCAGCCCATACTCCTGTCGGCACATCTTTGAGTGACCGCAAGAAGCTCTCTGTTCTTAGTCGCTACCCTCCAGCAGCTAATGACCAGAAGCCATGGAAGATATCTCAGAAACCAAGTGAGAGTGAAAGCAAAAAATGCCAAGTTGATACGTTTTCTAGATTGTATGTCGGTAGTGACAGTGAGTCGAGCAATTCTGATGTGGTGCCTGAAAGCTCAAGCAAGAGCAACAGTGTCTCACCACTTGAAAAGGATGCATTTGTGTCAGACCTGGAGTCTGTGGACCAGGTTCAAGAGGCTCTTCCAGTGTCAAACCTCTCCAAAGCCAATGGGTCGTACATTGCCTACAAGTCCCATGTGTCCCCAATGTTCAGTGATCATGGCTCTGAGGGCCACTCCTCGGCCTCTGAGACTGAATCACCTGGGTCCAGGCCCTCGGAACCAGAACCTGTACCTGAGGTGACTGCACTGAGTAGCAGAACCTCCACCACTCCCAAGTGCTCCAGATACTCTCGCATACAGGACTCCCAGTCAGAGGGCTCCTCCACCAGGAGCTCGATTGACGAGGAGCAGCACAGGCTGTTGGTGGCAGAAGGAGAATCCCTGGAGCCCACTCACACCCCATCAGGTATAGAGCTCCGCAGGGTCTGCAGCCCACGGGAAGCCCTGAGGTCAAAGGCAGTCATCAAACCAGCCATCGTGGAAATTGATAGGAAGGAAGTCATGATATCCGGTGGGGCAGAGCCCTTGACCTCCTCCAATGGCAAGCCCAAAATTTCCACAAAACCAGTCCTGACCAGTAGCATCACTATCTACCCCAATGATCCCAACTCTTCCAGGACCAGCAGCCGCAGCAGCAGTGTATCCAGCGAGCCACCAGTCAAGGAACGCCACACGTCCACCAGCAACATCGTCATCGGCCCCAGTGAGCACAGGGGAAGTATCTCCATCCCCTATGAGATCTCCATCCCCAAGAGAGAGATCACACCCTGGCCGTCCATGGATGGCCCTGACGAATCAGGGGTGCTAGGGATGGCCTGTGCAGAGACACACCTACTCCCCCGAAGCAACTTCAGCCTCCAGTCACCGGAGACCACCTCCGACTTCAACAACGACACAGAGTCGGGTTTCgagagcagcagtagcagcactaCCACCGTCACCAGCTGGAGGAGCCAACACCATGGCCACCACACCTCCCAGGACGACAGCCTCCCAGAGATGAGAAACGTGACGGTGCGAAGCACCTGGAAGAACAGGGGGGCGGCATCTGTGGACGAGCCTGGCCGGGGGGCCAGGATGTACGGGATGGGCTCTGAGGACGAGGCAGAGTCGGCCACCACGTGGAGGGCTTACCGCGCCACCACCATTCTGGACACGGAGGAGACGGTAAACGCCACAAGGGCTGCTACATCACGGACAGCCAAGCCTTCCCCAGCAGAGCTGTATATGCGCAGGATCAACAACAGTGTGGTGACCACCAGGGACATCGCAGAGCCAGTGTGCCGGAGCAAAAGCTCCCTGTCGCCCACTGACGGAGGTCTGCGGATGAGTATCCCCCACGAGCCTGTCAGCTCTCAGAAGCTTGTTCCCTGGCGGACACAACCCATG GTACAGCACAGAACATCAGTGTTGTTTTTCAGCCCATTGTAA